The Ooceraea biroi isolate clonal line C1 chromosome 1, Obir_v5.4, whole genome shotgun sequence genome has a window encoding:
- the LOC105274893 gene encoding uncharacterized protein LOC105274893 isoform X2, protein MDNHGWVQCQSKTYPDRVYFYNTNSRCSTWYRPISRYVDIPSMKRRVTSSDDITMDELELMSVSDNEQPAKRNGDKSLITASKSIMARYYTSWLASISDDSCETFATTRTNESLDRETDSMSDQSRKPRGRTREENNNSSDNYNDNAKGKVDVESAALPIFESSELDNDDAAEAPLAPSRHSCVMHGVPRLMKINLEHQVVGPVRKIRAVRKPRRVTTCERVPKLEERKIISDVYGVKTISYDLPDPEQMSIRAGGVGARTSRLTDSDSDDSEPPPRAETTKRFLEPDIGQNTQAPLLSDSSSPSSRSSTSNSTACSTCSTCSTCNSEV, encoded by the exons ATG GACAATCACGGCTGGGTGCAATGCCAGTCCAAGACTTACCCCGACCGCGTGTACTTCTACAATACGAACAGCAGGTGCTCCACGTGGTACAGGCCGATCTCGCGCTACGTCGATATTCCGTCCATGAAGAGAAGG GTGACCAGTTCTGATGATATAACAATGGACGAATTGGAATTGATGTCGGTATCGGACAATGAGCAGCCGGCGAAGCGTAATGGCGATAAATCGTTGATCACAGCCAGCAAGAGTATCATGGCACGATATTACACATCCTGGCTGGCCTCAATCTCTGACGACTCTTGCGAGACATTTGCAACcacacgaacgaacgaatctCTTGATCGCGAAACGGATTCGATGTCGGATCAATCACGGAAACCAAGGGGCCGCACGAGAGAAGAGAACAACAATAGCAGTGACAATTACAACGATAATG CGAAAGGTAAGGTGGACGTGGAAAGTGCCGCCCTGCCAATCTTTGAGTCTTCCGAGTTGGACAACGACGATGCTGCTGAGGCACCTTTGGCTCCCAGCCGACACTCGTGCGTCATGCACGGCGTGCCGCGTTTGATGAAAATCAACCTGGAACATCAAGTAGTCGGGCCAGTGAGGAAAATTCGCGCCGTCAGGAAACCACGAAGAGTAACAACATGCGAGCGCGTACCTAAACTAGAAGAACGGAAGATCATCAGCGACGTGTACGGCGTGAAGACCATCAGCTACGATCTGCCCGATCCAGAGCAAATGAGCATACGAGCAGGAGGAGTGGGAGCGAGGACTTCGAGATTGACTGATAGCGACAGCGACGACAGCGAACCGCCACCACGTGCCGAAACGACCAAACGATTCCTCGAACCCGACATTGGACAGAACACACAAGCGCCATTACTGAGCGATTCTAGCAGTCCATCGTCGCGGTCTAGCACGAGCAACTCTACCGCTTGCTCCACGTGCTCTACGTGCTCTACGTGCAATTCAGAAGTCTGA
- the LOC105274893 gene encoding uncharacterized protein LOC105274893 isoform X1 yields MSIDRSGDASQSVRVHEFGKFQDNHGWVQCQSKTYPDRVYFYNTNSRCSTWYRPISRYVDIPSMKRRVTSSDDITMDELELMSVSDNEQPAKRNGDKSLITASKSIMARYYTSWLASISDDSCETFATTRTNESLDRETDSMSDQSRKPRGRTREENNNSSDNYNDNAKGKVDVESAALPIFESSELDNDDAAEAPLAPSRHSCVMHGVPRLMKINLEHQVVGPVRKIRAVRKPRRVTTCERVPKLEERKIISDVYGVKTISYDLPDPEQMSIRAGGVGARTSRLTDSDSDDSEPPPRAETTKRFLEPDIGQNTQAPLLSDSSSPSSRSSTSNSTACSTCSTCSTCNSEV; encoded by the exons ATGAGCATCGATCGTAGCGGCGATGCATCACAATCCGTGCGCGTGCATGAATTCGGCAAATTTCAGGACAATCACGGCTGGGTGCAATGCCAGTCCAAGACTTACCCCGACCGCGTGTACTTCTACAATACGAACAGCAGGTGCTCCACGTGGTACAGGCCGATCTCGCGCTACGTCGATATTCCGTCCATGAAGAGAAGG GTGACCAGTTCTGATGATATAACAATGGACGAATTGGAATTGATGTCGGTATCGGACAATGAGCAGCCGGCGAAGCGTAATGGCGATAAATCGTTGATCACAGCCAGCAAGAGTATCATGGCACGATATTACACATCCTGGCTGGCCTCAATCTCTGACGACTCTTGCGAGACATTTGCAACcacacgaacgaacgaatctCTTGATCGCGAAACGGATTCGATGTCGGATCAATCACGGAAACCAAGGGGCCGCACGAGAGAAGAGAACAACAATAGCAGTGACAATTACAACGATAATG CGAAAGGTAAGGTGGACGTGGAAAGTGCCGCCCTGCCAATCTTTGAGTCTTCCGAGTTGGACAACGACGATGCTGCTGAGGCACCTTTGGCTCCCAGCCGACACTCGTGCGTCATGCACGGCGTGCCGCGTTTGATGAAAATCAACCTGGAACATCAAGTAGTCGGGCCAGTGAGGAAAATTCGCGCCGTCAGGAAACCACGAAGAGTAACAACATGCGAGCGCGTACCTAAACTAGAAGAACGGAAGATCATCAGCGACGTGTACGGCGTGAAGACCATCAGCTACGATCTGCCCGATCCAGAGCAAATGAGCATACGAGCAGGAGGAGTGGGAGCGAGGACTTCGAGATTGACTGATAGCGACAGCGACGACAGCGAACCGCCACCACGTGCCGAAACGACCAAACGATTCCTCGAACCCGACATTGGACAGAACACACAAGCGCCATTACTGAGCGATTCTAGCAGTCCATCGTCGCGGTCTAGCACGAGCAACTCTACCGCTTGCTCCACGTGCTCTACGTGCTCTACGTGCAATTCAGAAGTCTGA
- the LOC105274894 gene encoding protein Peter pan, producing MARKKKGRCVKRNNQINVGEKEEVVKAPHSFVLHRGLPGEHIVELTKDFRKVMEPFTASSLKARKKNSIKDFVSISSILHVTHMYIFTKTELGMYLKICKLPRGPTLTFKIHSFSLARDVISMLKKQMVYEEAFQNAPLSILNNFSGEGMHQKLVASMFQNMFPTINLTTVNLSTIRRCVCLNYNTTSKTIDFRHYAIKVVPVGLSRGVKKLVQARIPNLSKCQDISDFLTKPTMSESEAEDDETSHVTLPQKLSSRGNHANSKSAIRLSELGPRLTLQLIKVENGLLDGEVLFHELVFKTEEEKLALEKRREQKRKLKEKRKKIQEQNKKQKEEQKQAHKEKSLKGILKKKESDVLLQKIAKESVEKSELEEDDDTQYYREEVGEEPDKDLFQGKTGTKRPHKHIARYKSKRAKLDK from the exons ATGGCTCGTAAAAAGAag GGTCGATGTGTAAAACGGAATAATCAGATAAATGTGGGCGAGAAGGAAGAGGTGGTGAAAGCACCTCATTCTTTCGTACTTCACCGTGGTTTGCCAGGGGAACACATCGTCGAGCTCACTAAGGATTTCCGCAAAGTTATGGAGCCATTTACAGCTTCATCTCTGAAGGCTCGGAAGAAAAATTCTATCAAAGACTTTGTGTCAATTTCCAGTATACTTCACGTCActcacatgtatatatttacaaaaacgGAGCTGGGAATGTATCTTAAAATTTGCAA attgcCAAGGGGACCCACTCTTACATTCAAGATACACAGCTTCTCTCTGGCACGAGATGTGATATCCATGTTGAAGAAGCAGATGGTCTACGAAGAAGCCTTCCAAAATGCCCCACTATCAATCCTGAATAATTTCTCTGGCGAGGGCATGCATCAGAAACTCGTAGCTTCCATGTTCCAGAATATGTTCCCGACCATAAACTTGACTACT GTTAATTTGAGCACCATTCGCCGTTGCGTATGTTTAAATTACAACACGACGTCAAAAACTATCGACTTCAGGCATTATGCAATTAAAGTTGTGCCGGTGGGCCTATCAAGGGGCGTCAAAAAGTTGGTGCAAGCCAGAATTCCAAACTTGTCCAAGTGTCAGGACATTTCAGACTTTTTAACGAAACCGACCATGTCTGAAAGTGAAGCGGAAGACGATGAAACCAGTCACGTTACGCTGCCACAAAAATTATCCTCGAGAGGAAATCACGCAAATTCCAAGAGTGCGATTAGATTATCCGAGTTGGGACCAAGACTGACGCTTCAg TTAATCAAAGTGGAAAATGGGCTGCTCGACGGAGAAGTGCTTTTCCATGAACTTGTGTTCAAAACGGAGGAGGAAAAACTTGCGCTCGAAAAGAGGAGAGAACAGAAGaggaaattgaaagaaaaaaggaagaagatacAAGAGCAGAATAAGAAGCAGAAAGAAGAGCAGAAGCAGGCACATAAAGAGAAGTCACTCAAGGGAATTctaaagaaaaaggagagtgACGTACTCTTacaaaaaattgcaaaagaatCAGTCGAAAAGAGCGAGTTAGAGGAAGATGACGACACGCAATATTATCGTGAAGAAGTCGGAGAAGAACCTGACAAAg ACCTATTCCAAGGGAAAACTGGTACGAAAAGGCCACACAAACACATAGCGAGATACAAATCAAAGAGAGCAAAACTCGACaagtaa
- the LOC105274895 gene encoding centromere-associated protein E — protein MSDSIKVAIKVRPLIKRERDENLPMQWSVQGNTIVAVDAEMRKRSDGGFEFDHIFDTSATNDTVFSTTVKPIVNAAVNGFNGTVFAYGQTSSGKTYTMMGALEEPGIIPLAIDHMFEAIANIPEREFLLRVSYLEIYNERVNDLLNKNVVDLKVHEDVNGQVFVKCKEEVTNSPENVMLIMNKGNKNRRIGETNMNERSSRSHTIFRITIESREAEADSDGAVQVSQLNLVDLAGSEKARQTGATGERFKEGCHINLSLSTLALVIKQLSESQDAQKYINFRDSKLTRLLQTSLGGNAMTAIICAVTPAALDETQCTLSFASRARNIKNKPELNEVMSDGVLLKRYAKQIDMLNVELEKMKQLAGTTDFLEMESKMQEKDRVNRYLEKRIKMLQTRIVNGDTRNNAQSFKHKAKRRQTWCASGAYKLSMSTFQPCANLSPIKEMSPVKSYNGKSPNITETSFQIAYADFELELIKNEEDSLQNDEDSALNSDEDSFITYRRQNRVRFADNAVQNPGPSNPENCNATPEKTTSATQTVSPGTPREVLRNQIRHLAEEFSQLEEYTTLEKQVFVQDHEDDLKNKLARLSKLEREMQNIVSDKENFEHIASDLRKKLTAAELRCAMAEEQVQAQTNKLQKVPELEKRIAQLSTQQMEAQNVPELRKQVSLLTAERDSYEHVASDLRKKLNESERRNVLLEDKLATPNGETSVVQTPSEALEDRQSALETRIAALVSEKDELQRKVADLQDKLTEAESCNNSMKDQLSEQQSVLQNLQDLETQVNSLTSEKSVLERTVGEMQDKLRETEEINNSITSKLNEQQEEIQRLQGQEEQIERLTSERHEFELTIGELQKKLSEAEVAADAMSSQVDQQNTHETDKELEKQMQDAARENEADTRKIDDLEVTNETRASSEHAISKHERVISELQEKLKETELRNSSIEEELSLRQVETQRATDEQRKCTESFALERSKLEDTICELQEKSRKAELRNNMMQNRINEQESQLQKSHDLEREIECLTSRTTEFECTVRELQEKLAKAEQGILPEDEPNERQSQRIQEPEETQVEELAFEKGEQERVPEKLPEQPLKSPDTKDNCNDDEVNHLKHRINDLQAIVKDLQRENTHLKEHMSTKSVTSDHEHDLSDSRIIGDLSSSRISSEEDSARLTMDLFLKNQELDEIKHDVHSMKTDIINLQETIYLLTNENSELASKLSAEKECAEKSASSFQQTIDELYARNSKVVDEKLNAESNLAILSEQMRSLRSRITEENLDEKQITLQYEEQLSALTAKNTELLSIVAERMNELETLKESKSLLYEHDCMYQDKLTDLTEKYNCLTNDYNDLSTALMDKIEENDGLRQECTILESKLKLSLESKEDVNDDDAEQLRTENTLLKTEVMELKVNANVLTEEYAKMSNQLMETLEELDDARKINDTTLHLSTLFNNTAILNDVTANDESTKDNNGETKIVNLQEEVNHLTHLNRRLSELKLSTCIQCTHLKELNESRRMLKLEVKSLSHKLEDLQRKFDCKSARSDALIMKAKEDMNLSLCSSSLNASVSENLNVSYVEDRLQSLNSELQTLKEEHNKLSDLYKEKCNEIEELHNSSITDAANDNPNLSSVKKSPNRTRLDNVMKVMNDLQSEFETIKKNNVSVKTDLAKFTGERDSLLVEINSLRTANENLLQKLSENEHSQMSALEKVKILENEIADLTKKLQEFTVQYKEIENAKLILEIDAENLKEDKALKERMINELRQSLACLQHELDVIKEHRKELDNGNNSLEEEYERKLELLKVKNKELSDSKSTVEQELVAYSRESENKLTELNEKINRYTCENDYLKQELIKLRDIEEKFEKVRNKYDSKVQQDKTLCDDYKNMKKVLNDTSNSIIREIRALKPITETQGFLDKSVDELFQIFVHTILAKEKEIVRTIRETFDKERQKLEDEKRQSVDSEKRTTLWAKELENEIEKLQGDLSAQESAVDWLQKEVARVQQLLEERDRDRDALTEKISLLEADYCNVQTELRKYSKIDTENGEAVVIAQKRQKQAQEMIKSKETEFQMKLKTEKEAFNMRIEELTCTIDSFKTKNMEQTNNIEGLEANRKQLENIIDLKTSELMKSNQIIQKMQAESEQLTEAYNELTRELKENKLRIDEITGHLKTKNDELTEYKTNLEIIVPENKLLKQQINERKACTEQYKIEIERLKMQNTQEFDRLKDQLSFEELKNVELNKQIAELNNKNAALTEEMDALRDNHATLERKCGSLERRVRNSTSKIQAEEQMEELKDLNRSLRNNLDGASNRITELQAAKTDLMKQLVTLNSQHDAICRENQELKETLSSYKFKHDGNSYEKHDALVREKNQIALELEATKFQLNQRNKEMEKCADEIKQLTEKNAELDHESDELAEVIREHDAENTRLQDQLYTCRAEVEALHETIEALKKKNPDVQTRSTPRTDVSSENLETKIRELQLEIVSKNGKIATLELQILSGSYPYQEKCKELQEQLLAYQNKNSELKAEVKRLQTAMLRTCAKECDACKQRFMNKRNQACQTIPNNVVRFCSTSSGIIADDIKIRKLEKEKTLMKDLCRSRTKIIKEYEKRIAELEMLQHSSS, from the exons ACAGTGTTCAGCACGACTGTAAAGCCTATCGTCAACGCTGCCGTCAATGGATTTAATGGCACCGTGTTTGCCTATGGACAGACCAGTTCGGGTAAAACGTATACGATGATGGGTGCCTTGGAGGAACCTGGTATAATACCGTTGGCGATCGACCACATGTTCGAGGCAATAGCCAACATCCCAGAACGCGAATTTTTATTGAG AGTATCCTACTTAGAAATATACAACGAGAGAGTCAACGATCTCTTGAACAAGAATGTAGTggatctcaaagtacacgaaGACGTAAACGGCCAGGTATTTGTGAAGTGCAAGGAGGAGGTTACAAACAGTCCAGAGAATGTTATGTTGATAATGAACAAGGGTAATAAGAACAGGCGGATAGGCGAGACAAACATGAACGAGCGCAGCAGTAGGAGCCATACAATATTTAGAATT ACGATCGAGAGTCGAGAAGCTGAGGCTGACTCGGATGGTGCAGTACAAGTGTCGCAGTTAAATCTGGTGGATCTCGCTGGCTCGGAGAAAGCGCGGCAAACAGGCGCCACTGGCGAGCGTTTTAAGGAGGGATGCCACATTAACTTGTCCCTGTCCACGTTGGCGTTGGTGATCAAGCAACTGAGCGAGTCGCAAGACGCgcagaaatatataaacttcCGCGACAGCAAATTGACAAGATTGCTTCAGACTTCGCTGGGCGGAAACGCGATGACGGCGATAATATGTGCGGTAACACCGGCCGCGCTGGACGAAACCCAATGCACACTGTc GTTTGCGTCAAGGGCCAGAAACATCAAAAATAAACCTGAACTGAACGAAGTCATGTCCGATGGTGTACTTCTCAAGCGTTATGCAAAACAGATTGATATGTTAAATGTAGAATTAGAA AAAATGAAGCAACTAGCTGGGACGACCGATTTTCTCGAGATGGAAAGTAAAATGCAAGAAAAGGATCGCGTGAATCGGTATCTTGAGAAGCGTATCAAAATGTTGCAAACTCGGATAGTCAACGGTGATACTCGCAATAACGCGCAATCGTTCAAGCATAAAGCGAAAAGGAGACAAACCTGGTGTGCTAGTGGTGCCTACAAGCTGAGCATGTCCACGTTTCAACCGTGCGCGAATTTGTCGCCGATTAAAGAGATGTCACCCGTCAAATCGTACAACGGAAAGTCGCCGAACATTACCGAAACAT CGTTCCAGATTGCTTATGCCGACTTCGAGCTGGAGCTTATAAAGAACGAGGAGGATTCGTTGCAGAACGATGAAGATTCAGCGTTGAACAGCGATGAGGACTCGTTCATCACGTATCGTCGGCAGAATCGTGTCAGGTTCGCGGATAACGCAGTACAAAATCCTGGGCCCAGCAACCCAGAGAATTGCAACGCCACCCCTGAGAAGACCACCTCGGCCACTCAGACTGTCAG tcccGGTACACCGAGGGAGGTTCTACGGAACCAGATCCGCCATTTAGCAGAGGAATTTTCGCAACTTGAAGAATACACGACCCTGGAGAAACAAGTGTTCGTCCAAGACCACGAAGACGATCTAAAGAATAAACTCGCGAGATTATCGAAGTTGGAGAGGGAGATGCAGAACATCGTATCCGACAAGGAGAACTTCGAGCACATTGCGTCCGATCTTCGCAAGAAGCTGACTGCGGCCGAATTGCGTTGCGCCATGGCGGAGGAGCAAGTACAGGCGCAGACGAATAAGCTGCAAAAGGTGCCGGAGCTCGAGAAGAGAATAGCGCAGTTGTCCACGCAGCAGATGGAGGCGCAGAACGTCCCGGAGCTACGGAAACAGGTATCTCTTCTTACGGCCGAGAGGGACAGTTACGAGCACGTCGCGTCCGACTTGCGGAAGAAGCTCAACGAATCCGAGCGACGTAACGTTTTACTGGAAGACAAGTTAGCGACGCCGAACGGAGAAACATCAGTTGTACAAACGCCGTCCGAGGCGTTGGAGGACCGGCAGTCAGCGCTGGAAACTCGAATCGCTGCTCTGGTGTCCGAGAAAGACGAGTTGCAACGTAAAGTAGCTGACCTGCAGGACAAGTTGACGGAAGCCGAATCGTGCAATAATTCGATGAAAGATCAATTGAGTGAGCAGCAGTCGGTGCTGCAGAATCTCCAGGACCTGGAGACGCAGGTCAACAGTCTTACATCCGAGAAGAGCGTGCTCGAACGTACCGTTGGCGAAATGCAAGACAAACTGAGAGAAACCGAGGAGATCAATAATTCCATAACGAGTAAATTGAACGAACAGCAAGAGGAGATTCAGAGGTTACAGGGTCAAGAAGAGCAGATCGAACGACTCACGTCCGAGAGGCACGAATTTGAACTTACTATCGGCGAACTGCAAAAGAAACTGTCGGAAGCAGAAGTGGCAGCTGACGCGATGAGCAGTCAAGTGGATCAGCAAAACACGCACGAAACTGATAAAGAGCTGGAGAAGCAAATGCAGGATGCTGCAAGGGAAAACGAAGCAGACACGCGCAAGATCGACGATCTGGAAGTCACGAATGAAACACGTGCATCGAGTGAGCATGCGATCAGTAAGCACGAGCGTGTTATTTCTGAACTGCAGGAAAAACTGAAGGAAACAGAGTTGCGCAACAGTTCGATCGAGGAGGAGTTGAGCCTACGGCAAGTGGAAACGCAGAGAGCCACTGACGAGCAGAGAAAATGTACGGAGAGCTTCGCGCTTGAAAGGAGCAAGCTGGAGGACACGATTTGCGAGTTGCAAGAGAAGTCGCGTAAGGCGGAATTGCGTAACAATATGATGCAGAACCGAATAAACGAGCAAGAATCGCAGTTGCAGAAGAGTCATGATCTGGAAAGGGAGATCGAGTGTCTCACGTCGAGAACGACCGAGTTCGAATGCACGGTCCGCGAGCTGCAAGAGAAGCTAGCCAAGGCAGAGCAAGGTATTTTGCCGGAAGATGAACCGAACGAACGACAATCGCAACGAATTCAAGAACCGGAGGAAACGCAGGTCGAGGAATTGGCGTTCGAGAAAGGCGAGCAAGAGCGAGTGCCTGAAAAATTGCCTGAACAACCGCTGAAGAGTCCTGACACAAAGGATAATTGCAACGATGACGAAGTGAATCATCTAAAACATCGTATAAACGATCTGCAGGCCATCGTCAAGGATCTTCAAAGAGAGAATACACATCTGAAGGAACACATGTCGACAAAATCGGTGACGTCGGATCACGAACATGACTTGAGCGATTCAAGGATCATAGGCGATTTGTCGAGCTCGAGGATATCTTCGGAAGAGGATAGCGCGCGATTGACCATGGACCTCTTCCTAAAGAATCAAGAACTGGATGAGATCAAACATGACGTGCACAGCATGAAGACGGACATAATAAATCTGCAGGAGACCATATATCTCTTAACAAACGAGAACAGCGAGCTGGCGAGTAAACTCTCGGCGGAGAAAGAGTGCGCGGAGAAGTCGGCGAGCAGCTTCCAACAGACAATCGATGAGCTGTACGCGCGAAACTCGAAGGTCGTGGACGAGAAGCTGAACGCGGAGAGCAACTTGGCAATACTCAGCGAGCAGATGAGAAGTCTCCGTTCGAGGATAACGGAAGAAAACCTGGACGAGAAGCAGATCACCCTCCAGTATGAGGAACAGCTCAGCGCGTTGACGGCGAAGAATACGGAACTGTTGTCCATCGTCGCGGAGAGGATGAACGAGCTCGAAACGCTGAAGGAGAGCAAGTCGTTATTATACGAGCACGACTGCATGTACCAGGACAAATTAACGGACCTTACGGAGAAATACAACTGCCTGACAAACGACTACAATGATCTTTCCACTGCATTGATGGACAAAATTGAAGAGAACGATGGCTTGAGACAAGAGTGCACAATTTTAGAAAGTAAACTGAAATTATCGTTGGAAAGCAAAGAGGACGTTAATGATGACGACGCAGAGCAGCTGAGAACGGAGAATACCTTGCTGAAGACCGAGGTAATGGAACTAAAAGTTAACGCGAACGTTTTAACCGAGGAGTATGCCAAAATGTCCAATCAGTTGATGGAGACTCTAGAAGAGCTGGATGACGCGCGAAAGATTAACGATACGACTTTACATTTGTCGACGTTGTTCAACAATACCGCAATCTTGAACGATGTAACAGCCAATGATGAATCTACAAAGGACAACAATGGCGAAACAAAGATTGTAAATCTGCAAGAGGAAGTTAATCATCTCACGCATCTCAACAGGAGGCTCAGCGAACTGAAACTAAGTACCTGCATTCAGTGCACGCATCTGAAGGAGCTGAACGAGAGTCGAAGAATGCTGAAGCTCGAAGTGAAATCTCTCAGTCACAAGCTGGAAGACTTGCAGAGGAAGTTCGACTGCAAGTCCGCGAGGAGCGACGCGCTCATTATGAAGGCCAAAGAGGACATGAACTTGAGCTTGTGCAGTTCCTCGCTGAACGCGAGTGTCTCCGAGAACTTGAATGTCAGCTACGTCGAAGATCGGCTTCAATCTCTGAACAGTGAACTGCAAACTCTGAAGGAGGAGCACAACAAATTGTCGGATCTGTACAAAGAAAAGTGCAACGAGATCGAGGAACTGCACAACAGTTCTATCACGGACGCGGCGAATGACAACCCGAATCTCAGCTCAGTTAAGAAATCTCCGAATAGAACGAGATTGGACAACGTCATGAAAGTCATGAACGACCTGCAAAGCGAATTCGAGACAATCAAGAAGAACAACGTGAGCGTCAAAACGGATCTCGCCAAATTTACTGGTGAGAGGGACTCTCTACTAGTTGAGATCAATTCGTTAAGGACCGCTAATGAAAATCTACTGCAGAAGCTGTCTGAGAACGAACATTCGCAAATGAGCGCGCTGGAAAAAGTGAAGATCCTCGAGAACGAGATAGCAGATCTGACGAAAAAGCTGCAGGAGTTTACCGTCCAGTATAAAGAGATAGAGAACGCGAAACTGATTCTTGAGATCGACGCGGAGAACTTGAAGGAAGATAAAGCGCTGAAGGAACGCATGATAAACGAATTACGTCAAAGTCTAGCCTGTCTGCAGCACGAGCTGGATGTGATAAAGGAACACCGGAAGGAGCTTGATAATGGCAACAATTCTCTGGAAGAGGAGTACGAGAGGAAACTGGAATTGCTGAAAGTCAAGAACAAAGAGTTGTCCGACTCTAAATCGACCGTCGAGCAGGAACTTGTCGCTTATTCGAGAGAATCAGAAAATAAACTAACAGAACTTAACGAGAAGATAAATAGATACACTTGCGAGAACGATTATCTGAAACAGGAGTTGATTAAACTACGTGATATAGAAGAGAAATTCGAAAAAGTGAGGAACAAATACGACTCCAAGGTTCAACAAGATAAGACGCTTTGCGACGATTATAAGAACATGAAGAAAGTGTTGAACGACACTTCGAACAGCATCATCAGGGAGATCAGAGCGCTCAAACCTATAACAGAGACTCAAGGATTCCTGGATAAGTCGGTAGACGAGTTGTTTCAGATATTCGTACATACAATTCTGGCAAAAGAGAAGGAGATCGTGCGAACGATACGCGAGACCTTCGACAAGGAGAGGCAGAAGCTCGAGGACGAGAAGCGGCAGAGCGTCGACTCGGAGAAGCGTACGACGCTTTGGGCGAAGGAACTGGAGAATGAGATCGAGAAGCTTCAGGGAGACTTGTCCGCGCAGGAATCCGCAGTTGATTGGTTGCAGAAGGAGGTCGCGCGTGTGCAACAGCTTCTGGAGGAAAGAGATCGCGACAGGGATGCGTTGACAGAGAAGATCAGCCTGCTCGAGGCGGACTACTGTAACGTGCAAACCGAGCTCAGGAAATATTCCAAGATTGATACTGAGAACGGAGAAGCCGTCGTCATCGCGCAGAAGCGGCAGAAACAGGCGCAGGAGATGATCAAGAGTAAGGAAACCGAGTTCCAGATGAAGCTGAAAACGGAGAAGGAGGCGTTCAACATGCGGATAGAGGAGCTCACGTGTACGATCGACTCGTTTAAGACAAAGAATATGGAGCAAACGAACAACATCGAGGGTCTCGAAGCTAATCGGAAACAGCTGGAGAACATCATCGACTTGAAGACTAGCGAACTGATGAAGAGCAATCAGATTATTCAGAAAATGCAGGCCGAGTCGGAACAACTCACGGAAGCATACAACGAGCTGACTCGGGAGTTGAAGGAGAACAAATTGCGCATCGACGAAATCACGGGACACCTGAAGACCAAGAATGACGAGCTAACAGAATATAAGACTAATCTCGAGATTATCGTGCCGGAGAACAAGCTGCTGAAGCAACAGATCAATGAGCGCAAAGCCTGCACAGAGCAATACAAGATCGAGATAGAGAGATTGAAAATGCAGAACACGCAGGAGTTCGACCGGCTTAAGGATCAGTTGAGTTTTGAGGAACTGAAGAACGTCGAGTTGAACAAGCAGATCGCCGAGCTGAACAACAAGAATGCCGCTTTGACGGAGGAGATGGACGCTCTGCGGGACAATCACGCGACGTTGGAGCGCAAGTGCGGGTCGTTGGAGAGGCGAGTGAGGAACAGCACGAGTAAGATTCAAGCGGAAGAACAAATGGAAGAGCTGAAGGACCTGAACAGATCTTTGCGGAACAACCTGGACGGTGCCAGCAATCGGATAACGGAGCTGCAGGCCGCCAAGACGGACTTGATGAAGCAGCTGGTCACCTTAAATAGTCAACATGATGCGATATGTAGGGAGAATCAGGAACTGAAAGAAACGCTGTCGTCATACAAGTTCAAGCACGACGGCAACAGCTACGAGAAGCATGACGCGCTGGTGCGAGAAAAAAACCAGATCGCCCTGGAGCTGGAGGCGACGAAGTTCCAATTGAATCAGAGGAACAAGGAGATGGAGAAATGCGCCGATGAGATCAAGCAACTGACGGAGAAGAACGCGGAGCTTGACCATGAATCGGACGAGCTGGCGGAGGTGATTCGCGAGCACGACGCCGAGAATACGAGGCTCCAGGATCAGCTGTACACGTGTCGTGCTGAGGTCGAGGCGTTGCACGAGACGATCGAGGCcttgaagaagaaaaatccAGATGTTCAAACACGATCCACGCCGAGGACAGACGTGTCCTCCGAGAATTTGGAGACCAAGATACGGGAGCTGCAACTGGAAATCGTGTCGAAGAACGGGAAGATCGCGACGTTAGAGTTGCAGATACTAAGCGGAAGTTATCCTTATCAGGAGAAGTGTAAAGAGCTGCAGGAGCAACTGCTGGCATATCAAAATAAG AATAGCGAATTAAAGGCGGAAGTTAAGCGGCTGCAGACGGCCATGCTGCGTACGTGCGCGAAAGAATGCGATGCGTGCAAGCAGAGATTCATGAATAAGCGAAATCAAGCATGTCAGACGATTCCCAACAACGTGGTGCGATTTTGTAGCACGAGTAGTGGTATAATTGCT gatgatataaaaatacggAAATTGGAGAAGGAGAAGACGCTCATGAAGGATCTGTGTCGCTCTCGGACCAAGATTATAAAGGAATACGAAAAGCGCATAGCGGAGTTAGAAATGTTGCAGCATTCCAGTTCATAA